From one Phocaeicola salanitronis DSM 18170 genomic stretch:
- the trpD gene encoding anthranilate phosphoribosyltransferase: MKAILTRLFAHEELSHDEAYGLMKGITQGKYNDTQIAVLLTVFQMRGIKVDELAGFRQALLETRIPVDFSDYSPIDIVGTGGDGKNTFNISTCACFVVAGAGYAVAKHGNYGATSVSGASNVMEQHGVRFTTDPDRLRRSIETCHMAYLHAPLFNPAMKHVAGVRKALQVRTLFNLLGPLINPCQPAYQLLGVADLAQMRLYTNTLQQLGIGFAVVNNLDGYDEISLTDEFKVMTNRYETIYRPADLGFSLARQEELSGGKSPQEAARIFDDVLCNRATKAQTECVLINASFAIQAREPGKPIEECVALARQSLESGKAWSTFCKFVEINK; encoded by the coding sequence ATGAAAGCAATACTTACAAGACTATTTGCCCACGAAGAGCTTTCGCACGACGAAGCATACGGACTGATGAAAGGCATCACACAAGGCAAATACAACGATACACAGATAGCCGTCCTGCTCACCGTATTCCAGATGAGGGGCATCAAAGTAGACGAACTTGCCGGCTTCCGCCAGGCATTGCTTGAAACACGCATCCCCGTCGATTTCTCCGACTACAGCCCCATCGACATCGTGGGGACAGGAGGAGACGGCAAGAACACCTTCAATATCTCCACTTGCGCCTGCTTCGTGGTGGCAGGAGCAGGCTACGCCGTAGCCAAGCACGGCAATTATGGCGCCACTTCGGTGAGCGGAGCCAGCAACGTAATGGAACAACACGGCGTGCGGTTCACTACCGACCCCGACCGATTGCGCCGCTCCATTGAGACCTGTCACATGGCATACCTCCATGCTCCCCTCTTCAATCCGGCAATGAAACACGTGGCAGGCGTGCGCAAGGCGTTGCAGGTGCGCACCCTGTTCAACTTGTTGGGACCGCTCATCAATCCCTGCCAGCCGGCATACCAGCTATTGGGAGTGGCAGACCTCGCCCAGATGCGTCTCTACACCAACACGCTCCAGCAACTGGGCATCGGTTTCGCCGTAGTGAACAACCTCGACGGATACGATGAAATCTCGCTCACCGACGAGTTCAAGGTGATGACCAACCGCTACGAGACCATTTACCGCCCGGCAGACTTAGGCTTCTCGCTTGCCCGCCAGGAAGAACTTTCGGGAGGGAAAAGCCCGCAGGAAGCCGCCCGAATATTCGACGACGTGCTCTGCAACCGTGCCACGAAAGCGCAGACCGAATGTGTGCTCATCAACGCTTCGTTCGCCATTCAGGCACGCGAGCCCGGCAAGC
- a CDS encoding anthranilate synthase component II, whose product MKTVIIDNYDSFTYNLSQILQELGAEVTVLRNDKFLLEDLEAYDKIVLSPGPGIPEEAGLLLDVIRSYAGKKPILGICLGEQAIGEVFGGKLVNLSTVFHGIQSPVDLIADDYLFQGLPREIPVGRYHSWVVDKDTLPSCLETLALSKEGYIMALRHREYDIRGIQFHPESVLTPDGKRIMQNWLEH is encoded by the coding sequence ATGAAAACCGTTATTATAGACAACTACGACTCGTTCACCTACAACCTGAGCCAGATACTGCAAGAATTGGGAGCCGAAGTGACCGTGCTCCGCAACGACAAATTCCTGTTGGAAGACTTGGAAGCATACGACAAGATAGTCCTCTCGCCCGGACCGGGCATCCCCGAAGAAGCCGGATTATTGCTTGACGTAATCCGTTCCTATGCCGGAAAGAAGCCTATACTGGGCATCTGTCTGGGCGAACAGGCGATCGGCGAAGTGTTCGGCGGAAAACTGGTAAACCTTTCCACCGTATTCCATGGCATACAAAGCCCGGTAGACCTCATCGCCGACGATTACCTCTTTCAAGGATTACCCCGTGAGATTCCCGTAGGGCGTTATCACTCGTGGGTAGTCGACAAGGACACCTTGCCTTCCTGCCTCGAAACACTCGCCCTAAGCAAAGAGGGATACATCATGGCATTGCGCCACCGCGAATATGACATCCGAGGCATCCAGTTCCATCCCGAATCGGTGCTGACCCCCGACGGGAAACGCATCATGCAAAACTGGCTGGAGCACTAA
- a CDS encoding anthranilate synthase component I family protein encodes MTYHYHTNHKVLLGDLHTPVSTYLKVRDLFPQSALMESSDYHGSENNRSFIGLNPIASISVSHDVATAIYPDHSREETPISEACTVEDVMNRFLARFRVKGEYADYCGVYGYTSFNAVRYFEPVEVKDSTEAKNDAPDILYILYKYIIVFNDFKSEMVLIEMNDGSEPSHIGEIERAIHDRNYTTYGFHPIGETTSTLTDEAHKANIRKGIAHCLRGDVFQIVLSRRFIQYFQGDDFKLYRALRSINPSPYLFYFDFGGFRIFGSSPETHCRIEDGQATIDPIAGTTRRSGNKETDRKLTEALLADPKENAEHVMLVDLARNDLSRNCTGTHVAFYKEPQYYSHVIHLVSRVSGTLNADANPIRTFFDTFPAGTLSGAPKVRAMQLISEIEPHNRGAYGGCIGFIGLNGTLNQAITIRTFVSRNHELWFQAGGGITALSNEENELQEVNNKLGALKKAILIAEKL; translated from the coding sequence ATGACCTACCATTACCATACCAATCATAAAGTGCTGCTGGGCGACCTGCATACACCAGTCAGCACCTACCTGAAGGTGCGCGACCTCTTTCCGCAAAGCGCCTTGATGGAAAGCTCCGACTATCACGGGAGCGAAAACAACCGTTCGTTCATCGGGCTGAACCCGATAGCCAGCATCAGCGTAAGCCACGATGTAGCTACCGCTATCTATCCCGACCACTCGCGCGAAGAAACTCCTATCAGCGAAGCATGTACGGTGGAGGATGTGATGAACCGCTTCCTTGCCCGCTTCCGGGTAAAAGGAGAATATGCCGACTATTGCGGCGTGTATGGATATACCTCGTTCAACGCCGTGCGCTATTTCGAACCTGTGGAGGTGAAAGACAGCACCGAAGCCAAGAACGATGCACCCGATATCCTCTACATCCTGTATAAGTACATCATCGTATTCAACGATTTCAAGAGCGAAATGGTACTCATCGAGATGAACGACGGAAGCGAGCCGAGCCACATTGGCGAGATAGAACGTGCCATCCACGACCGTAATTATACCACCTACGGTTTCCACCCCATAGGGGAAACCACCAGTACCCTGACCGATGAAGCGCACAAGGCAAACATCCGCAAGGGAATCGCCCATTGCCTGCGGGGCGATGTGTTCCAAATCGTACTCTCACGCCGTTTCATCCAGTATTTCCAGGGAGACGACTTCAAGCTCTACCGCGCCCTGCGCAGCATCAATCCCTCGCCTTACCTGTTCTACTTCGACTTCGGAGGATTCCGCATCTTCGGTTCCTCGCCCGAGACCCATTGCAGGATAGAAGACGGGCAAGCCACCATCGACCCCATTGCCGGCACCACCCGAAGGAGCGGAAACAAGGAAACCGACCGAAAGCTGACCGAAGCCCTGCTTGCCGACCCGAAAGAGAACGCCGAACATGTGATGCTGGTAGACCTGGCACGCAACGACCTAAGCCGGAACTGCACGGGCACGCACGTAGCTTTCTACAAAGAACCGCAATATTATAGCCACGTTATCCACCTCGTGAGCCGGGTAAGCGGCACACTGAACGCCGACGCCAATCCCATCCGCACGTTCTTCGACACCTTTCCGGCAGGTACATTGAGCGGCGCCCCCAAAGTACGTGCCATGCAACTCATCAGCGAGATAGAGCCACACAACCGCGGTGCATACGGAGGCTGCATCGGCTTCATCGGGCTGAACGGAACCCTGAACCAGGCCATCACCATCCGCACCTTCGTAAGCCGCAACCACGAACTTTGGTTCCAGGCAGGCGGAGGCATCACCGCCCTGAGCAACGAAGAAAACGAACTGCAAGAAGTGAACAACAAACTGGGAGCCTTGAAAAAAGCCATCCTGATAGCTGAAAAACTTTAA
- the trpB gene encoding tryptophan synthase subunit beta yields the protein MNRKKYQVDSNGYYGNFGGAYIPEILHRCVTELKDAYLRVLDSDDFKQEFAQLLRDYVGRPSPLYLANRLSEKYGCKIYLKREDLNHTGAHKINNAIGQVLLARRMGKKRIIAETGAGQHGVATATVCALMNMECVVYMGETDVARQHINVEKMKMLGAEVRPVTSGNKTLKDATNEAIRDWCCHPEDTYYVIGSTVGPHPYPDMVARLQSVISEEIKKQLMEHEGRDYPDYLIACVGGGSNAAGTVYHYLNNDKVKIVLAEAGGKGIHSGYSAATIQLGRLGIIHGAKTLVMQDEDGQILEPYSVSAGLDYPGIGPLHANLATQHRATVLAINDDEAIRAAYELTRLEGIIPALESAHALGALEKVSFRPEDIVVLTVSGRGDKDMETYLNNVQMC from the coding sequence ATGAATCGGAAAAAGTATCAAGTAGACTCAAACGGGTATTATGGAAATTTCGGCGGAGCATACATCCCCGAAATTCTTCACCGGTGCGTGACCGAACTGAAAGACGCGTACCTACGGGTATTGGATAGCGATGATTTCAAGCAAGAGTTCGCCCAATTGTTGCGCGACTACGTGGGACGTCCCTCTCCCCTGTATCTTGCCAACCGGCTTTCGGAGAAATACGGATGCAAGATTTACCTGAAACGGGAGGACCTGAACCATACAGGCGCACACAAGATAAACAACGCCATCGGGCAAGTGCTGCTGGCACGGCGAATGGGAAAGAAACGCATCATCGCCGAAACCGGAGCCGGACAGCACGGAGTAGCGACCGCTACGGTCTGCGCACTGATGAACATGGAATGCGTGGTGTATATGGGCGAAACCGATGTGGCACGCCAGCACATCAACGTGGAAAAAATGAAGATGCTGGGAGCCGAAGTGCGCCCGGTCACCTCGGGAAACAAAACCCTGAAGGATGCCACCAATGAAGCCATACGCGACTGGTGCTGCCACCCCGAAGACACATACTACGTGATAGGTTCTACCGTAGGGCCTCATCCTTACCCCGACATGGTGGCACGCCTGCAATCGGTCATCAGCGAAGAAATCAAAAAACAACTGATGGAGCACGAGGGACGTGATTATCCCGACTATCTGATAGCGTGCGTGGGCGGAGGAAGCAACGCCGCCGGCACCGTCTATCATTACCTGAACAACGACAAGGTGAAAATCGTACTCGCCGAAGCAGGCGGAAAGGGCATCCATTCGGGATACTCTGCCGCCACCATCCAACTGGGACGGCTGGGCATCATACACGGAGCGAAAACCCTCGTGATGCAAGACGAAGACGGACAAATCCTGGAACCCTACTCGGTATCGGCAGGGCTGGACTATCCGGGTATCGGTCCCCTGCACGCCAACCTTGCCACACAACACCGTGCCACGGTGCTCGCCATCAACGATGACGAAGCCATCCGTGCCGCCTACGAACTGACCCGTCTGGAAGGCATCATCCCCGCACTGGAATCGGCACACGCATTGGGCGCACTGGAGAAGGTCAGTTTCCGCCCCGAAGACATCGTGGTGCTCACCGTATCGGGACGAGGGGACAAGGACATGGAAACGTATTTGAATAATGTGCAAATGTGCTAA
- a CDS encoding HdeD family acid-resistance protein: MKLFGYSVVSSLCALVMGVLLVMWPEAAVIYLVITVGVLFLLPGLYGIFAYLASRRQAESGRAFPVVALGSALLGLWLIVMPDFFVGTLMYVLGALLVFGGVSQLMNFISIRKLTGTVPGIFYVLPVLLLLAGILILVNPFEAAKVPFIVLGVSSIVYGLTDLFRIIRYRQKKEAGITDVEVIDE, from the coding sequence ATGAAATTATTCGGTTATTCAGTAGTGAGCAGCCTGTGCGCATTGGTAATGGGCGTTTTGCTGGTAATGTGGCCCGAGGCCGCAGTGATTTATCTGGTAATAACGGTAGGGGTGCTGTTCCTTTTGCCGGGCTTGTATGGCATATTCGCCTATTTGGCTTCGCGCCGTCAGGCAGAAAGCGGAAGGGCTTTTCCCGTTGTAGCGTTGGGCAGTGCCCTGTTGGGGTTATGGCTCATTGTCATGCCCGATTTCTTTGTCGGCACCCTGATGTATGTGCTGGGTGCATTGCTGGTGTTCGGAGGCGTCAGCCAGCTGATGAATTTTATTTCCATACGGAAGCTCACGGGTACGGTTCCGGGCATATTCTATGTCCTTCCGGTTCTGCTCCTGCTGGCTGGCATCCTGATTCTGGTCAACCCCTTCGAAGCGGCAAAAGTTCCTTTCATTGTCCTCGGCGTATCTTCCATCGTCTATGGCCTGACCGACCTCTTCCGCATCATCCGCTACCGGCAAAAGAAAGAGGCGGGGATAACGGATGTGGAGGTGATAGACGAGTGA
- a CDS encoding DUF6078 family protein: protein MINELDYNSVPKNFGLCLNAQCKRADKCLRYQASKFIPEDTLYVRVLNPNRKLTGKKCTEFIDDTPVKYAYGWSKMFDKLVHEDAVAIKNDLLYSFGKNMFYRLKRHERPFTPQAQDFVRKVFKRHGVTNEPEYDLYKHEYNWKKD from the coding sequence ATGATTAACGAATTGGATTATAACAGCGTCCCGAAAAACTTCGGGCTGTGCCTCAACGCCCAATGTAAAAGGGCGGACAAATGCCTGCGCTATCAGGCTTCAAAGTTCATTCCGGAAGACACGCTTTACGTGCGCGTGCTCAATCCGAACCGGAAACTGACCGGAAAGAAATGTACCGAGTTTATAGACGATACGCCCGTGAAATACGCGTATGGCTGGAGCAAGATGTTCGACAAGCTGGTTCATGAAGATGCCGTCGCTATCAAAAACGACCTGCTCTACAGCTTCGGAAAGAACATGTTCTACCGCCTGAAGCGGCACGAACGGCCTTTCACGCCCCAAGCACAAGACTTCGTGCGCAAGGTATTCAAGCGTCACGGTGTAACAAACGAGCCGGAATACGACCTATATAAGCATGAATATAACTGGAAGAAAGACTGA
- a CDS encoding TonB-dependent receptor yields MKHDYSMTLRIFVLSLLAGCFLPGFAQHIIKGIVTDKGNVPLSGATCAVYASDSVLVSGSMADEKGKFALKGIAPGDYVLQVSFVGYQNMRIAIENLAEDVDLGTIVLQDDAQVLGEVSVVGSARKYNVDRQVLIPTQSQVTISNNAWTLMQNMQLARIRVNPVTNDITTYEGDKVILQINGVSVPKEEVIALRAQDIVRVEYTENPGARYQAGALVNYVVKERKQGGYVSAEGFQNLSSLGIKRYSLNSSYNWKKSQLGVIVGYEEMRSKWTRENEYRYQLPDYSFVRKEEGMPTKYKDQTLNATLKYTLYEADKYQFNATFRNKYNNVPNQFSDRKGYVTDSYTGERTFLQDYSQWKENSSSLDLYFQRNLKNKQFLLFNVVGTYIGSDNTHRYQEDDESGQVLSDIYSKIDGKKYSFIAEAVYEGSNKHSKWSVGAHHNQSYTDNAYTGDVVSDVNLRYMESYVFADYRYAYKKFSASVGLNGKYIRYSQKGGKDKNFYFEPRLQLQYLFTDNLMLRYNARISSYAPSLSSLNDTEQEVDMWQVTRGNPNLSTYQRYRQELLFSYNNRYFGIDIVGRYFYDDNPIMTSLFYEDGKIVSMDENHRNMHRLVFEPTLNLHPFGEYISLSVTPGMNRYIVNGNSYVHTYTHWYVFASLVASYKRWFLNASMNTRFNSLSGEVITYGEAFHQIALGYNAKRWNVTAGVMLPFTKEYSQASRNLSEIASSYSKVSTKSLSHLFFISASVNLDFGTKYKAGKQKRSNSDTDSGILSGSKRGMD; encoded by the coding sequence ATGAAACACGATTACAGTATGACATTGCGCATCTTTGTACTATCGCTTTTAGCAGGATGCTTTTTGCCGGGCTTTGCCCAGCATATCATTAAAGGAATTGTTACCGATAAAGGGAATGTTCCGCTTTCGGGAGCGACTTGTGCGGTTTATGCTTCCGATTCGGTGTTGGTATCCGGGAGCATGGCGGACGAGAAAGGAAAATTTGCCTTGAAAGGCATTGCACCGGGCGATTATGTCCTGCAAGTGTCTTTTGTCGGTTATCAGAACATGCGCATAGCGATAGAAAATCTGGCGGAAGATGTTGATTTGGGAACGATTGTCTTGCAAGACGATGCGCAGGTGTTGGGCGAAGTAAGCGTAGTGGGTTCTGCCCGAAAGTACAATGTAGACAGGCAGGTCTTGATTCCTACCCAATCCCAAGTGACCATTTCCAACAATGCGTGGACCTTGATGCAGAACATGCAGCTTGCCCGTATCCGGGTGAATCCGGTGACCAATGACATCACGACGTATGAAGGAGATAAGGTCATTCTTCAAATCAACGGGGTAAGCGTGCCGAAAGAAGAAGTTATCGCCTTGCGTGCCCAAGATATCGTGCGGGTGGAATATACCGAGAATCCGGGTGCACGCTATCAGGCGGGAGCCTTGGTCAACTATGTGGTGAAGGAACGCAAGCAAGGCGGGTATGTTTCGGCGGAAGGTTTCCAGAACCTTTCTTCATTGGGCATCAAGCGGTATAGCCTGAACTCCAGCTATAACTGGAAGAAGTCGCAATTGGGCGTAATAGTAGGTTATGAGGAGATGCGTTCCAAGTGGACGAGGGAGAATGAATACCGATACCAGCTTCCCGATTATAGTTTTGTGCGCAAGGAGGAGGGGATGCCTACAAAATACAAAGACCAGACTTTGAATGCTACCTTAAAATACACGCTCTACGAAGCGGACAAATATCAGTTTAATGCCACGTTCCGGAACAAGTACAACAATGTACCGAACCAGTTTTCCGACAGGAAAGGGTATGTGACGGATTCGTACACGGGTGAACGCACTTTCCTTCAGGATTACTCCCAATGGAAAGAAAACTCCTCTTCGCTGGACTTGTATTTCCAGCGCAACCTGAAGAATAAGCAATTCCTTTTATTTAATGTAGTGGGTACATACATCGGTTCGGATAATACCCACCGGTATCAGGAGGATGATGAGAGCGGTCAGGTCTTGTCGGATATTTATTCGAAAATCGATGGGAAGAAATATTCGTTTATCGCCGAAGCCGTGTATGAGGGGAGCAATAAGCATAGTAAGTGGAGTGTAGGAGCACATCATAACCAAAGCTATACAGATAATGCGTATACGGGTGATGTGGTTTCGGACGTGAACCTGCGCTATATGGAATCGTATGTCTTTGCCGATTACCGGTATGCGTATAAGAAGTTCAGTGCTTCCGTTGGGCTGAACGGGAAGTATATCCGCTATAGCCAGAAAGGGGGGAAAGACAAGAATTTCTATTTCGAGCCCCGCCTGCAATTGCAATACCTCTTTACCGATAACCTGATGTTGCGCTATAATGCACGGATTTCATCGTATGCTCCTTCGCTTTCTTCCTTGAATGATACGGAACAGGAGGTGGATATGTGGCAAGTGACACGGGGAAACCCCAACCTTTCCACTTACCAGCGTTACCGTCAGGAGTTATTGTTTTCTTACAATAACCGGTATTTTGGCATAGACATAGTGGGGCGCTATTTCTATGATGATAATCCGATTATGACCAGCCTGTTTTATGAGGACGGGAAGATCGTATCGATGGACGAGAACCACCGGAATATGCACCGGTTGGTGTTCGAGCCTACGTTGAACCTGCATCCCTTTGGTGAATATATTTCCTTGAGCGTTACTCCGGGAATGAACCGGTATATCGTTAATGGCAATTCGTATGTGCACACTTATACGCACTGGTATGTATTTGCTTCGTTAGTAGCCAGCTACAAACGCTGGTTCCTGAATGCATCGATGAATACCCGGTTCAATTCGTTGAGCGGAGAGGTCATTACGTATGGCGAAGCCTTCCACCAAATCGCTTTGGGCTATAATGCCAAGCGGTGGAACGTAACAGCAGGTGTGATGCTTCCTTTCACCAAAGAATATTCCCAAGCTTCCCGAAACCTTTCGGAGATAGCTTCCAGCTATTCGAAGGTATCTACCAAGAGCCTTTCACACCTGTTTTTTATTTCGGCATCGGTCAATCTCGATTTCGGAACGAAGTATAAGGCGGGCAAGCAGAAGCGTTCCAACTCGGATACCGATTCGGGCATCTTGTCCGGCTCGAAGCGGGGAATGGATTGA